TTGGGCAGGAAACGGAAGTGTAACTCCTACTAGCTACTCTACTGAGAGCTGTGGGGCTCACTTCTCACTAAACAGTCAGAGGTGGGTGCCCGTGCAAAAGCCATCGGATCAATGGTGAGCTGTGGGACCCTCTGGGCTCTTGGGGCACCGTGGGCTGGGGATGGAATATCAAGGTTCCAGGAGTTAAGGAAGGGTCTCCTTCCGTAGCCTGAGACCCAGGACTAGAATGGGTTGGAATTTAGCCCTCACCTCAGATCTGGgctctctgggattaaaggtaggtCCTCTAGTTCCTCACCCTGGGCACAGCCCTATTCCAAGACCCTTGGGACAGTCCTCCACCTGGTCCCCTCACGAGCCGAGTTTAGGTGTAACTCTTTCTCCAGAGCTTGGTATGCTACGGGGGAGCCTTGTGCCCAgcacccttccccccaccccctgctaccACCCCCACCACCTGCTTTGTTCCAACCGCAGGCTTCCTCTGATAGCTACACATGCTGCCCCCAGACCGGTGGCCCTGCACGCCTGAGGCCCTTTGGGGTAGAGTGGGGAGCTGAACAACGGAAACCCTGCAGCTGGGGCAGCCCCATGGTCGAGGAGGGGCTTCAAAGACCCCTCATTCTAGGACCAGTCAACCTCTGAGCTGGTCTAGATATCTCCATCATGGCCTCCAGAGAGCAACCTGCCACTAGCCTctcagaccccttcaactccctcTACTGCAAGGCAGGCCAGGCCACACAGCCAGCTAATATCCACTGAGCATCTATGTCCATGGTTTTAAGTGCTCCCCACCCCAAATCCAGGCGCTTATTCTGGTGGGAAATGTAACACAACTGGATCAAGATTATTCTCTAGTGTAGGATTTGGTGGGAAAAGAGTAATCAAGGGACCTGAGGTCGGTGAATGGGTGGGCTGAGGTCTGACAAGTTAGCTGTAGAAGTCTTGCaggtgtgggagggggtgacccgGAGGGGACAGTGACcagaatgtaaagtgagtaagtttaaaaaaaaaaaaaaacagccgggCAGGACCTCATCATCAGCCAGGCCTAGCCAGGCTTGGCAAGCATGTCACCATGAGGCTGTGAAGTAGTGTCTGAGCAAAGGGAAGGCCAACGCACAGGCCTCTGACAGGCACAGGCCTCAGGCAGTGAGAAGTGAGTTACAGGGTTGGGTTGAAGGTGAGCACAATAGCAAAGGCCTAACCAAATATGGGCTGGTGATTTTCTGCTTGACTGTCTCTATTTTGCTTGAGGCAGCTGAGGTCTTTGTTAGAATTCAGTTGGTCTCATCAGGTGACAACTCCTCCCTACTGTCTCCCACAGGCTCTGCCTGGTACCCTCAGATTTGGGGTGCTGATGGCCCTGCCAGGGGCACTGGCCTCTGGGGCAGACCCAGAGGACGGTGTGGGCTCCAGTGTGGTCACCATTGTCCtgctgctcttgctcctgctgctgctggtcaCTGCCCTAGCCTTGGCTTGGCGTCGCCTCAGCCATGCCTCAGGGGGGTACTACCACCCAGCTCGCCTGGGTGCTGCCTTGTGGGGCCACACCTGCCGCCTGCTCTGGGCCAGCCCTGCAGGCCGCTGGCTTCGCGCCCGCACTGAGCTGGAATCCCCAGAAGAATCAGGGCCGCCGGAGGATGAAGAGGATGCAGAAGATTTTGTGATAGATGGTGGCCCCGAGGAAGCTGCCGCCAAGGAAGAGGAGCAGCGGTGTCAAGCAGAGCAGACCCGAGATCCACGTGACACAGACAGTGACGGGGGCCTGGGCCTGAGCTCTCAGGGTCCTGTGGGCTCAGGCAGCAGCGCCGAGGCCCTGCTGAGTGACCTGCATGCCTTTTCTGGTAGTGCTGCCTGGGATGACAGCGCTGGAGGAGCAGGGGGCCAGGGCCTCCGGGTCACTGCACTATAGGAGTCAGCTTgtcctgttcctgccccagcctctgacTTTTCCCATGCATGTTATGGTGAAACACAAGCTGCCCTGGACCTTCGTCACCCCACCCTTACATCAGCTTCTTAGACTGACACCCCAACCAGTTcc
This genomic stretch from Mus musculus strain C57BL/6J chromosome 19, GRCm38.p6 C57BL/6J harbors:
- the Ptprcap gene encoding protein tyrosine phosphatase receptor type C-associated protein precursor, with amino-acid sequence MALPGTLRFGVLMALPGALASGADPEDGVGSSVVTIVLLLLLLLLLVTALALAWRRLSHASGGYYHPARLGAALWGHTCRLLWASPAGRWLRARTELESPEESGPPEDEEDAEDFVIDGGPEEAAAKEEEQRCQAEQTRDPRDTDSDGGLGLSSQGPVGSGSSAEALLSDLHAFSGSAAWDDSAGGAGGQGLRVTAL